A window of Candidatus Bathyarchaeota archaeon contains these coding sequences:
- a CDS encoding aconitate hydratase, which yields MGKSLTRKILEEHLVVGKYVPGTEIGIKIDQTLTQDATGTMAYLQFEAMGLKQVKTELSVSYVDHNTIQVGYENADDHKYLQTVAAKYGIIYSKAGNGICHQVHLERFGKPGKTLLGSDSHTTTGGGIGMIAIGAGGLDVAVAMGGGEFYITCPKVYKINLTGKLQPWVTAKDVVLKMLEVFSVKGNVGVIMEYAGPGVKTLTVPERATITNMGAEMGVTTSIFPSDEETRKFLKAQGREVDWVELKADDDAEYDKVVELDLSQIEPLAAAPHSPGNIVKVSDMKDLKVDQVMIGSCTNSSYKEIATVAKIMKGKKVHPDVSFGVAPGSRQVLQMTAKDGYLLDLLNSGVRLLEAACGFCIGNSQSPRSTGVSLRTSNRNFEGRSGTADAQVYLVSPEVAAVSAITGKLTDPRTTGIEYPKVDMPTSFLIDDSMFIFPKDADKNVEIFRGPNIGTPPVNDKMPESIVGNVGIKVGDKITTDHIMPAGARLKYRSNVPKYSEYVFEPIDPAFPKRAMETKKKGLHTVIVAGESYGQGSSREHAALCPMYLGVKAIIAKSVERIHAANLVNFGIISLSFKNMADYDKIDQGDEIEIPDIKKKLQNNEPVILVNKTKNLKIELGYNLSQRQKDILYEGGLLSYTVK from the coding sequence ATGGGAAAGTCCCTTACACGAAAAATACTTGAAGAGCACCTCGTAGTAGGTAAATACGTACCCGGCACTGAAATTGGAATAAAAATTGACCAAACCCTAACTCAAGACGCTACAGGAACCATGGCGTACCTGCAGTTTGAGGCAATGGGGTTAAAACAGGTAAAAACTGAACTCTCAGTCAGCTATGTTGACCACAATACCATTCAAGTTGGTTACGAGAACGCTGACGACCACAAATATCTCCAAACAGTAGCCGCAAAGTACGGCATCATTTACTCAAAAGCAGGAAACGGCATATGCCACCAAGTTCACCTTGAACGGTTCGGCAAGCCTGGAAAAACTCTTCTCGGCTCAGACAGCCACACAACAACAGGCGGCGGCATCGGCATGATAGCGATTGGAGCAGGTGGGCTTGATGTCGCAGTTGCCATGGGTGGCGGTGAATTCTACATTACTTGCCCAAAAGTCTACAAGATAAACCTCACAGGCAAGCTTCAGCCTTGGGTCACCGCCAAAGACGTTGTCTTAAAGATGTTAGAGGTGTTCTCGGTAAAAGGCAACGTCGGGGTTATCATGGAGTATGCTGGACCAGGAGTAAAGACTCTGACGGTGCCAGAGAGAGCCACAATCACCAACATGGGCGCTGAAATGGGTGTAACCACCTCAATATTCCCCTCCGATGAGGAGACAAGAAAATTCCTCAAAGCACAAGGTAGAGAAGTAGACTGGGTTGAATTAAAGGCAGACGACGACGCCGAATATGACAAGGTCGTTGAGCTTGACCTTAGCCAAATAGAACCTCTTGCTGCGGCGCCGCACAGTCCAGGCAACATAGTTAAAGTCAGCGACATGAAGGATTTGAAAGTAGACCAAGTTATGATTGGCTCCTGCACCAATTCCTCCTACAAAGAAATTGCCACAGTTGCCAAAATAATGAAGGGCAAAAAAGTTCATCCTGACGTGTCCTTTGGCGTTGCGCCAGGCTCAAGACAAGTGTTGCAGATGACGGCAAAAGACGGTTATCTCCTTGATTTGCTTAATTCTGGTGTGAGACTGCTGGAGGCAGCATGCGGATTCTGCATCGGCAACAGCCAAAGTCCCAGATCAACAGGCGTTTCTCTTAGGACTAGTAACAGAAATTTTGAGGGCAGAAGCGGAACCGCGGATGCGCAGGTTTACCTTGTGAGCCCAGAAGTTGCAGCCGTGTCCGCAATCACAGGGAAATTAACTGACCCAAGAACAACTGGCATAGAGTATCCCAAAGTTGATATGCCAACGAGTTTCCTCATCGATGACTCCATGTTCATTTTCCCAAAGGACGCTGACAAAAACGTTGAGATTTTCCGTGGCCCCAACATTGGCACGCCGCCAGTTAACGATAAAATGCCTGAGAGCATAGTGGGCAATGTCGGAATAAAAGTCGGAGACAAAATCACAACAGACCACATCATGCCCGCAGGCGCCAGGCTCAAGTACAGGTCCAACGTGCCCAAATACTCGGAATATGTCTTTGAACCCATCGACCCAGCGTTCCCCAAACGTGCGATGGAAACCAAAAAGAAAGGACTACACACCGTGATAGTTGCCGGTGAGTCGTATGGTCAAGGAAGTTCCAGAGAGCATGCAGCGTTGTGCCCAATGTATCTCGGTGTCAAAGCAATAATTGCAAAATCAGTTGAGAGGATTCACGCGGCGAACCTTGTGAACTTTGGCATAATTTCACTGTCTTTCAAGAACATGGCTGACTACGACAAAATAGACCAAGGTGACGAAATCGAAATTCCTGACATCAAAAAGAAGTTGCAGAACAACGAGCCAGTGATATTGGTCAACAAGACCAAGAACCTAAAGATAGAACTCGGTTACAACCTTTCGCAGAGGCAAAAAGACATTCTTTATGAGGGCGGTTTGCTCTCGTACACGGTTAAGTGA
- a CDS encoding nucleoside 2-deoxyribosyltransferase gives MPSIRVYLAGPEVFLTNAKEIGENKKALCRKYGFEGVFPIDIEVDAKGKSPKEVGLCISGINENLIKSCDIVIANITPFRGPSADVGTAYEMGFAHALGKKVFAYTNVAVPFTERTMKALNAQVSRSSDGRLRDSQGMFIEEVELVDNLMIDGCIHASSKKLVVEQTPADQLYTYLGGFEKCLKAAKELVSAGKNDR, from the coding sequence ATGCCGTCGATACGCGTTTACCTTGCTGGCCCCGAAGTCTTCCTCACCAACGCAAAGGAAATCGGTGAAAACAAAAAAGCCCTATGCAGAAAATACGGGTTTGAAGGCGTGTTCCCCATAGACATCGAAGTAGACGCCAAGGGCAAAAGTCCAAAAGAAGTGGGTTTATGCATTAGCGGCATAAATGAGAACCTGATTAAGAGTTGTGACATTGTGATTGCTAACATTACTCCGTTTCGGGGACCAAGCGCTGATGTTGGAACAGCGTATGAGATGGGGTTTGCTCATGCTTTAGGAAAGAAAGTGTTTGCATACACCAACGTCGCCGTGCCTTTTACTGAGCGCACAATGAAAGCCCTCAACGCACAAGTTAGTCGTAGCAGTGACGGCAGGTTAAGAGATTCTCAAGGCATGTTTATTGAAGAAGTAGAATTAGTGGATAATTTGATGATTGATGGCTGCATCCATGCAAGCAGTAAAAAGTTAGTGGTTGAACAAACACCTGCTGACCAATTGTACACTTATCTTGGGGGCTTTGAGAAGTGCCTCAAAGCAGCCAAAGAATTAGTTAGCGCTGGCAAAAATGATAGGTGA
- a CDS encoding ATPase codes for MAHKAIREADGKRMLARLFKEYSNGKYTIQDKIVSVGPDTDLTKLPTEHKWLTTEKLVVKPDQLIKRRGKNNLILLGANYDQAKAWIQEKSKAPITIYGKFDTDGKPADKGTVGQLTHFIIEPMVPHKESDECYIAIVSTRDGDEILFYHQGGINVGDVDAKASRLAVPIGTLPNQEEIETKLLGKVPANRKKLVSGFIEALFKFYADLNFTYLEINPVVVTEATVIPLDLAAKLDSCAEFESGAKWGKIEFPAPFGRTLTKEEAYIEELDSKTGASLKLTVLNPEGRVWTMVAGGGASVIYADTITDLGYMNELANYGEYSGDPNEEFTYLYAKTILDLMTRKKNPKGKFLLIGGGIANFTDVANTFKGIIRALKEYQKQLQENKVKIYVRRGGPNYQEGLAQMRQLGESIGVPIEVYGPETHMTKIVSIALKGGA; via the coding sequence ATGGCGCATAAGGCAATCAGAGAAGCAGACGGCAAACGCATGCTTGCCCGCTTATTCAAAGAATACTCGAATGGAAAATACACTATCCAAGACAAGATTGTCAGCGTTGGGCCAGACACTGACCTGACAAAGTTGCCCACCGAACACAAATGGCTAACCACTGAGAAGTTAGTGGTTAAACCCGACCAGTTGATAAAGCGCAGGGGAAAGAACAACCTCATTTTGCTCGGCGCAAACTACGACCAAGCCAAAGCATGGATACAAGAAAAATCTAAAGCACCGATAACCATATACGGCAAGTTTGATACTGACGGAAAACCCGCCGACAAGGGCACAGTCGGGCAACTAACCCACTTTATTATTGAGCCTATGGTACCTCACAAAGAGTCTGATGAATGCTACATTGCCATAGTCTCCACAAGAGACGGCGACGAAATCCTCTTCTACCATCAAGGCGGAATCAACGTAGGCGACGTAGACGCTAAAGCATCACGCTTGGCTGTTCCAATCGGCACACTCCCAAACCAAGAAGAAATCGAGACGAAGCTTTTGGGAAAAGTTCCAGCCAACCGCAAAAAACTTGTTTCAGGCTTCATCGAAGCGCTATTCAAGTTCTATGCCGATTTGAACTTCACCTACTTGGAGATAAACCCAGTTGTCGTAACAGAGGCTACTGTTATTCCATTAGACCTTGCGGCAAAACTTGACAGTTGCGCAGAATTTGAGAGCGGTGCAAAGTGGGGCAAAATAGAGTTTCCAGCACCGTTTGGCAGAACACTCACAAAGGAAGAAGCTTACATCGAAGAGTTAGACTCTAAGACTGGTGCGTCTCTAAAGTTAACCGTGCTTAACCCTGAAGGAAGAGTTTGGACAATGGTGGCAGGCGGCGGCGCCTCGGTCATTTATGCTGACACCATAACCGACCTTGGCTACATGAATGAACTTGCAAATTACGGGGAATATTCAGGTGACCCCAATGAAGAGTTCACTTACCTCTACGCCAAAACAATCCTTGACCTCATGACCCGAAAGAAAAATCCAAAAGGCAAGTTTTTACTTATAGGCGGCGGCATAGCAAACTTCACCGACGTTGCCAACACGTTCAAGGGTATAATCAGGGCGCTAAAAGAGTATCAAAAACAACTTCAAGAAAACAAGGTGAAAATCTACGTTCGCAGAGGCGGCCCCAACTATCAAGAAGGACTGGCGCAGATGAGGCAACTTGGAGAAAGCATAGGTGTTCCAATTGAAGTTTATGGTCCTGAAACACACATGACTAAGATTGTTTCTATAGCTCTCAAGGGAGGAGCATAG
- a CDS encoding ATP citrate synthase: MAEATKPPIELFHRNTQAFIYNNQINATQRMLDFDYACGRETPSVAAIINPTGADSYAKLFFGTREILIPIYKSLEKAAKLHPNADVMINFASFRSAAPSTEEALAIPQIKTIVIIAEGVPERRMKLLTAKAKALGKVIIGPATVGGIKAGCFKIGNAGGTIENIIESKLHRPGSVGFVSKSGGLSNEAYNIIARNTDGLYEGIAIGGDMYPGSTLLDHLLRFESIPEIKMLVCLGEVGGSDEYDIVRALKDKKITKPLVIWVTGTCTKAFKTEVQFGHAGAKAGSEEETADAKNVALREAGAVVPNSYDDYDLKIKETYENLVKKGIIKPKPEPPVPKIPMDYAKALKAGIIRKPSNFICTISDDRGEELLYGKMPISEVFRQDIGIGGVLSILWFKRLLPAYATKFIEMTIMVTADHGPAVSGAHNTIVTARAGKDLISSIVSGMLTIGPRFGGAIDGAAQMFSDAYDRGLTPQQFVDEMKQKGVNIQGIGHLIKSVNNPDMRVSIMKEYAKKHFKATPLLDYALEVEKITTAKKDNLILNVDGCIGICFVDMLRNEMPKNEADEYIQMGALNGLFVLGRTIGMTGHYLDQKRLKQGLYRHPWDDITYMTE; this comes from the coding sequence ATGGCAGAAGCTACCAAGCCTCCAATTGAGCTCTTTCATAGGAATACGCAGGCATTTATCTACAACAACCAAATCAACGCCACCCAAAGAATGCTTGACTTTGATTATGCTTGTGGCCGAGAAACGCCGTCTGTGGCTGCCATAATCAACCCAACAGGTGCTGACAGTTATGCAAAGCTCTTCTTTGGCACACGCGAAATCCTAATACCTATCTACAAGTCGCTTGAGAAAGCAGCCAAACTGCATCCAAACGCTGACGTGATGATTAACTTTGCATCGTTTAGGTCAGCGGCACCATCCACAGAAGAAGCCTTAGCCATACCACAGATAAAAACAATCGTTATAATCGCTGAAGGTGTACCTGAGCGGCGCATGAAACTGCTCACCGCCAAAGCTAAAGCTTTAGGCAAAGTCATTATAGGCCCAGCAACTGTCGGCGGCATAAAAGCTGGCTGTTTCAAGATTGGAAACGCAGGCGGCACAATAGAAAACATCATCGAATCAAAACTTCACAGGCCAGGCTCTGTTGGGTTTGTTTCAAAATCAGGAGGCTTAAGCAATGAAGCCTACAACATAATCGCTAGGAACACGGACGGCTTGTATGAGGGCATAGCCATCGGCGGCGACATGTACCCAGGCTCCACCCTGTTAGATCACCTTCTCAGATTCGAAAGCATTCCAGAAATTAAGATGCTTGTGTGCTTGGGTGAGGTGGGTGGAAGCGACGAATATGACATCGTGCGTGCACTCAAGGATAAGAAGATAACTAAGCCGTTGGTGATTTGGGTTACTGGCACCTGCACTAAAGCTTTCAAGACTGAAGTTCAGTTCGGTCACGCTGGCGCCAAAGCTGGTTCTGAAGAGGAAACGGCTGATGCAAAAAACGTTGCTCTACGCGAGGCTGGCGCCGTAGTCCCTAACTCGTATGATGATTATGACTTGAAAATAAAAGAAACCTACGAGAACTTGGTCAAAAAGGGAATCATCAAGCCAAAGCCTGAGCCACCTGTGCCAAAAATCCCAATGGACTACGCTAAAGCTCTAAAAGCAGGAATCATCCGAAAACCATCCAACTTTATCTGCACAATCTCAGACGACCGAGGCGAAGAACTCCTCTACGGCAAAATGCCTATCTCAGAGGTATTCAGGCAGGACATAGGCATCGGCGGGGTGCTGAGCATTCTATGGTTTAAACGGTTGCTTCCAGCATACGCAACTAAATTCATCGAAATGACCATAATGGTGACGGCTGACCATGGCCCTGCAGTATCAGGCGCCCACAACACAATTGTCACAGCCAGAGCGGGCAAGGACTTGATTTCCTCCATCGTTAGCGGCATGCTGACGATTGGCCCAAGGTTCGGTGGTGCCATTGATGGTGCAGCGCAGATGTTCTCTGATGCCTATGATAGGGGTTTAACTCCACAGCAGTTTGTTGATGAGATGAAGCAGAAAGGCGTTAACATTCAGGGCATCGGGCACCTGATAAAGAGCGTAAACAACCCTGACATGCGTGTCAGCATCATGAAGGAGTACGCGAAAAAGCATTTCAAAGCTACCCCGCTTCTTGATTACGCTCTCGAGGTAGAGAAGATAACGACAGCCAAGAAAGACAACCTTATCCTCAACGTTGACGGTTGTATCGGAATCTGCTTTGTTGACATGCTAAGGAACGAAATGCCAAAGAACGAAGCCGACGAATACATTCAGATGGGCGCACTAAACGGCTTGTTCGTGCTTGGCAGAACCATCGGCATGACAGGGCACTATCTAGACCAGAAGCGGCTAAAGCAAGGACTCTACCGACATCCGTGGGACGACATTACTTACATGACAGAATAG
- a CDS encoding PAS domain S-box protein: MPWGTHLCQFYETKQDLIDILVPYFAEGLKSNEFCMWITSPPLEVEEAKLALQKAIPNLDEYIKQGQIEIISYDNWYLLDGKFDTNMILEGWVRKEKAALAHGFEGLRLTGNTFWVERELWNSFVDYEEAINKVIGQHRMLALCTYCLKNCVGTDVLDVVRNHVGTLIKQGEKWSLIEDSVRRKKADAEIAKLASFPAMNPNPIIEVDTNGNLKYANASALTTFPNIQKHPLQHPFFSGWEEILKSVKAEKKGAFSREHKIGDRWYHQQFYLVPHSQSIRSYTIQIDQVKQAEKMLRESEERWATTVSSIGDAVIATDVKGNITFLNSVAEKITGWELQDAQQKPLKQVFGIINAFTREEIESPVDRVIREGLVVGLANHTILVRKDGTEVPIDDSGAPIKDKKGNITGVVLVFRDITERKKAEEALQRAKVDWERTFNSVPDLIAILDDKHKIVRANKALAKALGTTPEKCIGLPCYKCMHGTDKPPIFCPHSESLSDEQEHTVEVHEDRLGGDFIVSTTPLKDEHGRMIGSVHVARDITERKKSEDSLKKSEERYRSYIEVTGELGWTTNAQGEVVEDIPAFRKFTGQSFEEVKGWGWSKALHPEDFEKTIRIWKNAVATKSQYDVEYRLRRSDGVYRHFLARGVPVFTEDGSVREWVGTCIDITSRKEMENELLDTLKASQDRQSEVSALLEASKAVLVRHEFSDAARAIFDSCKGLLGAKAGYVALMSNDEKENNVLFLDSGGLVCLVDPSLEMPIRGLRAKAYDTGKTVYDNEFPNSKWAKLLPKGHVQLKNVLFAPLTIDNKTVGIIGLANKEGSFTEHDAQMATAFGEIASIALINSRILEKLEANEKLLKSHSEHLEKMVEEKTKQLRDSERLAAIGATAGMVGHDIRNPLQAITCDLYLARTELDSCPDSTCKASMKESLLGIEKNIEYINKIVADLQDFAKPLKPNVSQTNLEQIINEVLYNHSIPENIQVQSNVQKDAHIIMSDASYVKRILSNLVNNALQAMPSGGRLSVEAYTERSDVIVTVADTGVGIPEDIKEKLFTPLFTTKSKGQGFGLAVVKRMAEALGGTVTFESQAGKGTKFIVRLPKRKSNLQSAA; the protein is encoded by the coding sequence ATTCCGTGGGGGACCCATCTTTGCCAGTTCTATGAGACAAAACAAGACCTAATCGATATTTTAGTTCCCTATTTTGCTGAAGGCCTAAAAAGTAACGAATTTTGCATGTGGATTACCTCGCCGCCTCTAGAAGTAGAAGAAGCAAAACTTGCCCTCCAAAAGGCGATTCCTAACCTCGATGAATACATTAAGCAGGGACAAATCGAGATTATATCTTATGACAATTGGTACCTGCTTGACGGCAAATTTGATACAAACATGATTTTGGAAGGATGGGTGAGAAAAGAAAAAGCCGCTTTAGCGCACGGCTTTGAAGGGCTCCGTTTAACAGGAAACACATTTTGGGTTGAACGGGAGCTTTGGAATAGTTTTGTCGATTATGAAGAAGCAATAAATAAGGTAATTGGACAGCACCGTATGCTTGCATTGTGCACTTACTGCCTAAAGAACTGCGTCGGTACAGACGTGTTAGATGTTGTTCGTAATCACGTGGGCACTTTAATCAAGCAAGGTGAAAAATGGAGTCTAATTGAAGATAGTGTTAGGCGCAAAAAAGCAGATGCTGAAATCGCAAAGTTAGCTTCTTTCCCAGCGATGAATCCAAATCCAATTATCGAAGTGGACACTAATGGCAACCTAAAGTATGCTAACGCCTCAGCCCTCACAACTTTTCCTAACATCCAAAAGCACCCTTTGCAACATCCCTTTTTCTCTGGTTGGGAAGAAATTCTCAAATCAGTCAAGGCCGAAAAAAAAGGAGCGTTCAGCAGAGAACACAAAATAGGTGACCGCTGGTACCATCAGCAGTTCTATCTTGTTCCACACAGCCAGTCTATTCGCAGCTACACAATACAGATTGACCAAGTTAAACAGGCAGAAAAAATGCTCCGTGAAAGTGAGGAACGGTGGGCTACAACAGTGTCAAGCATCGGTGACGCAGTCATCGCCACTGATGTGAAGGGAAACATCACATTCTTGAATAGTGTCGCCGAAAAAATAACTGGGTGGGAGTTACAAGACGCACAGCAGAAGCCGCTCAAACAAGTTTTCGGTATAATAAACGCGTTTACACGCGAAGAAATTGAAAGCCCTGTTGATAGAGTGATCAGGGAAGGTTTAGTTGTTGGCTTAGCTAACCACACCATCCTTGTTCGGAAAGATGGAACCGAAGTCCCAATAGATGACAGTGGAGCACCTATCAAAGACAAAAAGGGCAACATAACAGGCGTAGTTCTGGTATTCCGAGATATCACTGAACGTAAAAAAGCTGAGGAAGCACTCCAAAGAGCCAAGGTTGATTGGGAACGAACCTTCAACAGTGTCCCAGACTTAATCGCTATTCTAGACGACAAACATAAGATTGTGCGTGCTAACAAAGCATTGGCAAAGGCATTAGGTACAACGCCAGAAAAATGCATAGGCTTGCCCTGCTACAAATGTATGCATGGAACAGATAAGCCACCTATTTTCTGTCCACACTCAGAATCCTTGTCGGATGAACAGGAACACACGGTGGAAGTTCATGAGGATAGGCTTGGTGGCGATTTCATAGTAAGCACTACCCCTCTAAAAGATGAACATGGACGCATGATTGGTTCAGTGCATGTTGCTCGAGATATAACAGAACGTAAAAAATCTGAAGATTCCCTCAAAAAAAGTGAAGAAAGATACCGTTCCTACATCGAAGTAACTGGAGAGTTAGGTTGGACCACAAATGCTCAGGGAGAGGTGGTTGAGGATATTCCAGCGTTTAGAAAATTCACGGGGCAATCTTTTGAAGAAGTAAAAGGGTGGGGCTGGTCAAAAGCTCTTCATCCTGAAGATTTTGAAAAAACCATCAGGATTTGGAAAAACGCAGTAGCAACAAAAAGTCAATATGACGTTGAATATAGACTCAGGAGAAGTGACGGCGTTTATCGCCATTTCCTAGCGCGCGGAGTTCCAGTATTTACGGAAGATGGAAGCGTTAGAGAATGGGTAGGCACCTGTATTGATATTACTAGTCGTAAAGAAATGGAGAATGAACTTCTTGATACTCTAAAAGCTTCGCAAGATAGGCAGTCTGAGGTTTCAGCACTTCTTGAGGCATCCAAAGCAGTTTTGGTTCGTCACGAATTCAGCGATGCAGCGAGAGCAATATTTGATTCCTGTAAAGGTCTACTTGGAGCAAAGGCAGGGTATGTAGCACTCATGAGCAATGATGAAAAAGAAAACAATGTTCTGTTTTTAGATTCTGGAGGGCTGGTGTGTTTAGTTGATCCTTCGCTTGAAATGCCTATCCGCGGGTTAAGAGCTAAAGCTTACGACACAGGCAAGACGGTATACGATAACGAGTTTCCCAACAGTAAATGGGCAAAGTTATTGCCAAAAGGACACGTGCAATTAAAGAATGTCTTGTTTGCCCCTTTGACAATCGACAATAAAACTGTGGGAATTATAGGCTTAGCCAACAAAGAAGGCTCTTTCACTGAACACGATGCTCAGATGGCGACGGCTTTCGGCGAAATAGCGTCTATTGCCTTAATAAATAGCAGGATACTGGAAAAGCTAGAGGCAAATGAGAAACTGTTGAAATCCCACTCAGAGCATCTAGAAAAAATGGTTGAAGAGAAAACCAAACAGTTGAGAGATTCAGAGAGGCTTGCTGCTATCGGCGCAACAGCAGGCATGGTTGGGCATGATATCCGTAACCCTTTGCAGGCTATCACTTGCGACTTGTACTTGGCTAGAACCGAGTTGGATTCATGCCCAGACAGCACATGTAAGGCCTCAATGAAAGAAAGTTTATTGGGAATTGAGAAAAACATTGAATACATAAACAAGATTGTTGCAGACTTGCAAGATTTTGCCAAACCACTAAAACCCAACGTTTCACAAACTAACCTTGAACAAATAATCAATGAAGTCTTATATAACCACAGTATCCCAGAGAACATTCAAGTGCAAAGCAACGTCCAAAAAGACGCTCATATCATAATGTCAGATGCATCATATGTTAAACGTATCCTAAGCAACTTGGTGAACAACGCTCTTCAAGCCATGCCCTCAGGCGGGAGGTTAAGTGTTGAAGCTTACACTGAAAGAAGCGATGTTATAGTAACGGTTGCAGATACAGGAGTGGGTATACCTGAAGATATTAAAGAAAAATTATTCACACCACTCTTCACCACCAAGTCAAAAGGTCAAGGCTTCGGTTTAGCAGTGGTAAAACGCATGGCTGAAGCATTAGGCGGCACAGTAACGTTTGAGAGCCAAGCAGGGAAAGGAACAAAGTTCATTGTTCGCTTACCGAAAAGAAAAAGCAATTTACAATCCGCTGCATAA
- a CDS encoding NADP-dependent isocitrate dehydrogenase yields MSKIKVKNTIVEIDGDEMTRVMWKMVKEKLLLPYLDMDLAYYDLALKKRDETDDKITLEAAEAIKKYGVGVKCATITPNKDRVKEYNLKKEWSSPNGTIRAALDGTVFRAPILVKNILPAVRSWKKPIHIGRHAYGDVYKNCEYRIPEAGKAELVFTNSGGQELWRGTIQEFKGPGIIQGIHNTDKSILSFAKACFTYAYDQKIHLWFGAKDTISKTYDAQFKKIFEQEFEANWKTKFKEAGLEYFFTLIDDAVARIMKTEGGLLWACKNYDGDVMSDMLGSAYGSLAMMTSVLVSPQGLYEFEASHGTVQKHYYKHLKGEKTSTNPMALIFAWTGCLKKRGELDKTPEVVAFAEKLEAAALETVESGIMTGDLMQVATPAPNNRLVYTEEFIDAVAKRLHSKL; encoded by the coding sequence TTGAGCAAAATTAAAGTTAAGAATACAATTGTAGAGATAGACGGCGACGAAATGACTAGGGTAATGTGGAAGATGGTAAAAGAAAAGCTTCTTTTGCCCTACTTGGACATGGACCTAGCATACTATGACCTTGCACTCAAAAAGAGAGATGAGACAGACGACAAAATAACTCTGGAAGCTGCTGAGGCTATAAAGAAGTACGGTGTAGGTGTAAAATGCGCAACAATCACGCCTAACAAGGACCGCGTAAAAGAATACAACCTGAAGAAAGAGTGGAGTAGCCCCAACGGAACCATCCGCGCTGCACTTGACGGCACAGTTTTCAGGGCGCCGATACTGGTTAAGAATATTCTACCCGCAGTGAGGTCATGGAAAAAGCCCATCCATATCGGAAGGCACGCTTATGGTGATGTCTACAAGAACTGTGAGTACCGTATTCCAGAAGCTGGCAAAGCAGAATTAGTGTTTACCAACAGTGGCGGTCAAGAACTTTGGCGCGGGACCATCCAAGAGTTCAAAGGCCCAGGCATTATTCAGGGCATCCACAACACTGACAAATCCATACTTAGTTTTGCTAAGGCATGCTTCACTTATGCTTATGACCAAAAAATCCACCTGTGGTTTGGAGCAAAAGACACAATATCAAAAACATACGATGCCCAATTCAAGAAGATTTTTGAGCAGGAATTCGAAGCAAACTGGAAAACGAAATTCAAGGAAGCTGGGCTTGAGTATTTCTTTACTTTGATTGATGATGCAGTTGCTAGAATAATGAAGACTGAAGGCGGTTTGCTTTGGGCATGCAAGAACTATGACGGCGACGTTATGAGTGACATGTTAGGCTCAGCCTACGGCAGCTTAGCGATGATGACTTCCGTGCTTGTCAGTCCACAGGGCCTCTACGAATTTGAAGCTTCCCACGGTACCGTGCAAAAGCACTACTACAAACATCTCAAGGGCGAAAAAACTTCAACCAACCCCATGGCGCTAATCTTCGCTTGGACTGGCTGTCTTAAAAAACGCGGCGAACTCGACAAAACACCCGAAGTAGTGGCATTTGCTGAAAAGTTGGAAGCAGCGGCTCTTGAAACCGTTGAAAGCGGCATCATGACTGGCGATTTAATGCAGGTTGCTACACCAGCCCCAAATAATAGGTTGGTCTATACTGAGGAATTCATAGACGCCGTAGCAAAGCGGCTACACAGCAAACTTTAG